A genomic segment from Acidobacteriota bacterium encodes:
- a CDS encoding O-antigen ligase family protein has product MGGREAAFDAGILGLMILIVTGAPLALGAVQPPVAGALEWACLVLVLVWVVRCAWVPPPRDAGPPRFSRFGLFGHRLVSSGVELPALLFALVVAAQLVPLPSAVVRRVSPAAGAVFAASLPGWDAGHVDFAGTGSFLAGAEGDAVVRRLLDAPGPRSEGLGAAASTFRPLSIYPFATAQRLAIFVSLLGLFVVAVNFLVVRRRVALLTRWLVVLGFAISVFGILQRFSWNGKLYWSIDVDSAAAPFGPFINRNHFGAFVGMIIPIAAGMLLDQTRRLAGPAGGRGLFSLAAHGPEPFARLLLVSFVVAVMAGALVLSASRGAILALACALALSGAAMAVRGRVGRTEALVALALVGAAVAVSIWLGVGPLAERLQAFREVESEPSFVSRFVGWRATLQIAAAYPILGTGLGTFSEAWGSVYPAGTSYAWHEAHNDYLQLASETGIVGVLVFLAGALVFARRYLVPSITGARAGESYASRGVGVGVLMVAIHSLVDFPLQINACAVLLVTMTGLLVATRLTAEESA; this is encoded by the coding sequence CTCGGGGCGGTCCAGCCCCCGGTCGCCGGCGCGCTCGAGTGGGCCTGCCTCGTCCTCGTGCTGGTCTGGGTGGTGCGGTGCGCGTGGGTCCCGCCCCCGAGGGACGCAGGTCCCCCCCGGTTCTCGAGGTTCGGCCTCTTCGGGCACCGCCTCGTCTCGAGCGGGGTCGAGCTTCCCGCGCTCCTTTTCGCCCTGGTCGTCGCGGCGCAGCTCGTGCCGCTCCCCTCGGCCGTCGTCCGGCGCGTGTCCCCCGCGGCCGGCGCCGTCTTCGCCGCGTCCCTGCCCGGATGGGACGCCGGGCACGTCGACTTCGCCGGCACGGGATCGTTTCTCGCGGGCGCCGAGGGGGACGCGGTGGTGCGCCGTCTCCTCGACGCTCCCGGCCCCCGTTCCGAGGGGCTCGGCGCGGCGGCGTCCACGTTCCGCCCGCTGAGCATCTACCCGTTCGCCACCGCCCAGCGGCTGGCGATCTTCGTCTCGCTGCTCGGCCTGTTCGTCGTCGCCGTCAACTTCCTCGTCGTGAGGCGCCGGGTGGCTCTTCTCACGCGCTGGCTCGTCGTCCTGGGATTCGCCATCTCCGTCTTCGGAATTCTCCAGAGGTTTTCCTGGAACGGGAAACTGTACTGGTCGATCGACGTCGACTCCGCGGCGGCTCCGTTCGGCCCCTTCATCAATCGCAACCACTTCGGCGCCTTCGTCGGGATGATCATCCCCATCGCGGCCGGGATGCTGCTCGACCAGACCCGTCGCCTCGCGGGTCCCGCGGGCGGCCGCGGGCTCTTCTCGCTGGCGGCGCACGGGCCGGAGCCCTTCGCGCGGCTCCTCCTCGTCTCCTTCGTCGTCGCGGTCATGGCCGGGGCGCTGGTCCTCTCCGCGTCGCGCGGAGCGATCCTCGCCCTGGCCTGCGCCCTCGCGCTGTCGGGGGCGGCGATGGCGGTGCGCGGGAGAGTCGGGAGGACCGAGGCGCTCGTGGCCCTGGCCCTCGTCGGCGCCGCGGTGGCCGTCTCGATCTGGCTCGGCGTGGGCCCGCTCGCCGAGAGGCTCCAGGCCTTTCGCGAGGTCGAGTCGGAGCCCTCGTTCGTCTCCCGGTTCGTCGGCTGGCGGGCGACGCTCCAGATCGCCGCGGCCTACCCGATCCTCGGGACCGGCCTCGGGACCTTCTCGGAGGCGTGGGGCTCCGTCTACCCTGCCGGGACGTCGTACGCGTGGCATGAGGCGCACAACGACTACCTGCAGCTCGCCTCCGAGACCGGGATCGTGGGCGTCCTCGTCTTCCTCGCGGGAGCCCTCGTCTTCGCGAGGAGGTATCTCGTGCCGTCGATCACCGGGGCCCGGGCGGGCGAGTCGTACGCATCGCGAGGCGTCGGCGTCGGGGTGCTGATGGTGGCGATCCATTCCCTCGTCGATTTTCCGCTGCAGATCAACGCCTGCGCCGTGCTGCTCGTGACGATGACCGGTCTGCTGGTCGCGACGCGGCTCACGGCCGAGGAGAGCGCATGA